Proteins co-encoded in one Plasmodium sp. gorilla clade G2 genome assembly, chromosome: 9 genomic window:
- a CDS encoding alpha tubulin 1 — protein sequence MREVISIHVGQAGIQVGNACWELFCLEHGIQPDGQMPSDKAARANDDAFNTFFSETGAGKHVPRCVFVDLEPTVVDEVRTGTYRQLFHPEQLISGKEDAANNFARGHYTIGKEVIDVCLDRIRKLADNCTGLQGFLMFSAVGGGTGSGFGCLMLERLSVDYGKKSKLNFCCWPSPQVSTAVVEPYNSVLSTHSLLEHTDVAIMLDNEAIYDICRRNLDIERPTYTNLNRLIAQVISSLTASLRFDGALNVDVTEFQTNLVPYPRIHFMLSSYAPVVSAEKAYHEQLSVSEITNSAFEPANMMAKCDPRHGKYMACCLMYRGDVVPKDVNAAVATIKTKRTIQFVDWCPTGFKCGINYQPPTVVPGGDLAKVMRAVCMISNSTAIAEVFSRMDQKFDLMYAKRAFVHWYVGEGMEEGEFSEAREDLAALEKDYEEVGIESNEAEGEDEGYEADY from the exons atgagagAAGTAATAAGTATCCATGTAGGACAAGCTGGTATTCAAGTTGGAAATGCTTGCTG GGAATTGTTTTGCCTAGAGCATGGAATACAGCCCGATGGTCAAATGCCCTCTGACAAGGCTGCTAGAGCTAATGATGATGCTTTTAATACATTCTTTTCAGAAACTGGTGCAGGAAAACAT gTACCACGTTGTGTTTTTGTCGATTTAGAGCCAACCGTTGTGGATGAAGTCAGAACAGGAACTTATCGTCAATTATTTCATCCTGAACAATTAATATCAGGTAAAGAAGATGCTGCCAACAATTTCGCAAGAGGACACTATACAATCGGTAAAGAAGTTATAGATGTATGTTTGGACAGAATTAGAAAATTAGCTGATAACTGTACCGGTTTACAAGGATTTTTAATGTTCAGCGCAGTTGGAGGTGGAACAGGTAGTGGATTTGGTTGTTTAATGTTAGAAAGATTATCAGTTGATTATGGAAAGAAATCCAAGCTCAATTTTTGCTGTTGGCCATCACCTCAAGTTTCAACTGCTGTAGTTGAACCATACAATTCAGTTTTGTCTACTCATTCATTATTAGAACATACTGATGTAGCAATAATGCTTGATAACGAAgctatatatgatatatgcAGAAGAAATTTAGATATTGAAAGACCAACATATACTAATTTAAACAGATTGATTGCTCAAGTTATTTCATCCTTAACAGCATCTTTAAGATTTGACGGTGCTTTAAATGTTGATGTAACAGAATTCCAAACCAACTTAGTACCATACCCTCGTATTCATTTTATGTTATCTTCATATGCTCCAGTTGTTAGTGCTGAAAAAGCATACCATGAACAATTGTCCGTTTCTGAAATTACAAACTCAGCCTTCGAACCAGCAAATATGATGGCAAAATGTGACCCAAGACATGGAAAATATATGGCTTGTTGTTTAATGTATAGAGGAGATGTAGTACCAAAGGATGTTAATGCAGCTGTTGCTactataaaaacaaaaagaaccATTCAATTTGTTGACTGGTGTCCTACTGGTTTTAAATGTGGTATAAATTATCAACCACCAACTGTTGTACCAGGAGGAGACTTAGCCAAAGTTATGAGAGCTGTTTGTATGATCAGTAACTCAACAGCTATTGCAGAAGTATTCTCAAGAATGGATCAAAAATTTGATTTAATGTATGCAAAAAGAGCATTTGTTCATTGGTACGTTGGTGAAGGTATGGAAGAAGGAGAATTTAGTGAAGCTAGAGAAGATTTGGCTGCCTTAGAAAAAGATTATGAAGAGGTAGGAATTGAATCCAATGAAGCAGAAGGCGAAGACGAAGGATATGAAGCAGATTACTAa